Proteins encoded by one window of Cydia fagiglandana chromosome Z, ilCydFagi1.1, whole genome shotgun sequence:
- the LOC134679411 gene encoding tubulin beta chain-like — protein MREIVHVQIGRCGNQIGSKFWEVISDEHGIDPSGEYHGDSDLQLQRINVYYNEAACQRYVPRAILVDLEPSTMDSLRSEPYGELFRPDNIVSGSAGAGNNWAKGHFTEGADLLETILDVVRKEAEGCDCLQGFQIVHSIGGGTGSGLGTLLLTNLREEYPDRIIVPFTVVPSPKVSDTVVEPYNATLSLNQLIENSDQTFCIDNEALYEICFRTLKLQTPTYGDLNHLVSATMSGVTTCLRFPGQLNADLRKLAVNMVPFPRLHFFMPGFAPLTSRSNQQYRALTVPELTKQMFDAKNMMAACDPRRGRYLTVAAVFRGRMSMKEVDEQILNVQNKNKEFFVEWIPNNVKTAVCDIPPRGLKMSSTFIGNTTAIQELFKRISEQFASMFSRKAFLHWYLGEGMDESEFAEADNNLSDLISEYQQYQDATLGDQEFEGEEGEEAEEGEEGDE, from the exons ATGCGAGAAATAGTTCACGTACAAATTGGACGATGCGGAAATCAGATAGGATCCAAG TTTTGGGAGGTCATCAGTGACGAACATGGTATTGACCCCAGCGGAGAGTATCACGGCGACTCAGATCTCCAACTACAAAGAATTAATGTTTACTACAATGAGGCAGCTTGCCAGAGATATGTCCCTCGAGCAATACTGGTTGATCTTGAACCAAGCACGATGGACAGCTTACGTTCTGAGCCGTATGGAGAGTTATTTCGCCCTGATAATATTGTGTCCGGCTCTGCTGGAGCAGGCAACAATTGGGCAAAAGGACATTTTACTGAAGGCGCTGACCTGCTTGAAACTATTCTAGACGTTGTAAGAAAAGAAGCGGAAGGATGTGACTGTCTTCAAGGATTTCAAATAGTTCACTCTATTGGCGGCGGTACAGGTTCCGGATTGGGAACACTTCTGTTAACTAACTTAAGAGAAGAATATCCTGACAGAATTATAGTTCCTTTTACAGTAGTACCTAGTCCAAAAGTTTCAGATACTGTTGTTGAACCTTATAACGCAACTCTTTCTCTAAATCAGTTAATAGAAAATTCGGACCAGACATTTTGCATAGACAATGAAGCGCTATACGAAATATGCTTCAGGACATTAAAACTTCAAACTCCAACATACGGGGATCTAAACCACTTAGTGTCAGCGACAATGTCAGGAGTAACAACTTGTCTTCGTTTTCCCGGGCAATTGAACGCAGATCTCCGTAAACTTGCAGTCAACATGGTTCCGTTCCCGCGGCTGCATTTCTTTATGCCGGGCTTTGCACCACTGACATCACGTAGTAACCAGCAATATCGCGCCCTCACGGTGCCTGAATTAACCAAACAAATGTTCGACGCTAAGAATATGATGGCGGCTTGCGATCCACGCCGTGGTCGGTATCTTACCGTAGCTGCTGTCTTCCGCGGCCGTATGTCCATGAAAGAGGTAGACGAACAAATCCTTAACGTTCAGAATAAAAACAAAGAATTTTTCGTCGAATGGATACCAAACAATGTAAAAACTGCTGTTTGCGATATTCCCCCAAGAGGTCTTAAGATGTCCTCTACATTCATTGGCAATACAACTGCTATTCAAGAATTATTTAAAAGAATTTCAGAGCAATTTGCATCTATGTTCAGTCGTAAAGCTTTTCTACATTGGTATTTAGGCGAAGGAATGGATGAATCGGAATTTGCAGAAGCAGATAATAATTTAAGTGATCTCATATCGGAATACCAACAATATCAAGATGCTACACTCGGTGATCAGGAATTTGAAGGTGAAGAGGGAGAAGAGGCAGAAGAGGGCGAAGAAGGTGATGAATAA